The following proteins are co-located in the Flectobacillus major DSM 103 genome:
- a CDS encoding phytoene desaturase family protein has translation MKKVIVIGAGFSGLAAATGLADKGYEVTILEKNSMAGGRARVFETQGFTFDMGPSWYWMPDIFDNYFAKFNKKTSDYYNLVRLDPSYAVILKGNEVINLPAGVDNLADLFESMEQGSAEKFRDFLSQAAYKYDVGINQFVWKPSRSITEFLSLKLLYDVVRLDVFQSFSSHIRKFFKNDKILKLMEFPILFLGATPENTPAMYSLMNYAEMQLGTWYPMGGMYQIVKGMVALAQEKGVKILYNHEVKNIEVQQHKVQKVITEKAVFEADAVVASADYHHVEEQILGDSYRNYDEAYWDKRVMAPSSLLFYLGVNKRIPKLLHHNLFFDEDFSLHAHEIYTEPKWPSKPLFYASAPSKTDNSVAPEGSENLFLLIPVAPDLEDTEAMREKYYQMIMERLEQYCGTSIRDAVVYKRSYAHNDFKGDYHAFKGNAYGLANTLMQTALLKPTLKSKKIDNFYYTGQLTVPGPGVPPSLISGLLVASEVDKELNS, from the coding sequence ATGAAAAAAGTAATTGTAATTGGTGCAGGGTTTTCGGGTTTGGCGGCAGCAACGGGCTTGGCAGATAAAGGTTATGAAGTAACCATTCTCGAAAAAAATAGTATGGCTGGTGGACGTGCAAGGGTTTTTGAAACACAAGGTTTTACTTTCGACATGGGGCCAAGCTGGTACTGGATGCCTGATATTTTTGATAATTATTTTGCTAAATTTAATAAGAAGACTTCCGATTATTACAACTTGGTACGTTTAGACCCTTCTTATGCGGTTATTTTGAAAGGCAATGAAGTTATTAATTTGCCAGCAGGGGTTGACAATCTAGCCGATTTGTTTGAGAGTATGGAACAAGGAAGTGCCGAAAAGTTCAGGGATTTTCTGAGCCAAGCAGCTTATAAGTACGATGTAGGAATTAATCAGTTTGTGTGGAAGCCTTCGAGAAGTATTACTGAATTTTTGAGCTTGAAGTTACTTTATGATGTGGTACGATTAGATGTTTTTCAGTCTTTTTCTAGTCATATTAGAAAGTTTTTCAAAAATGATAAAATCCTAAAACTAATGGAGTTCCCTATTTTGTTTTTGGGAGCTACACCCGAAAATACACCCGCTATGTATAGCCTAATGAATTATGCTGAAATGCAATTAGGCACTTGGTATCCGATGGGAGGTATGTATCAAATTGTAAAAGGTATGGTGGCCTTGGCCCAAGAAAAAGGGGTTAAGATTTTGTATAATCATGAAGTAAAGAATATAGAGGTTCAACAACATAAAGTACAAAAAGTAATTACTGAAAAAGCTGTTTTTGAGGCCGATGCCGTAGTGGCTAGTGCCGATTATCACCATGTGGAAGAACAAATTTTAGGAGACTCATATCGTAATTATGACGAAGCCTATTGGGATAAACGTGTAATGGCTCCGTCGTCGTTGTTGTTTTATTTGGGGGTCAACAAACGGATTCCTAAGTTGTTGCATCATAATTTATTTTTCGACGAAGATTTTTCATTGCACGCTCACGAAATTTATACCGAGCCGAAATGGCCTTCAAAACCGTTATTTTATGCTTCAGCACCTTCAAAAACAGACAATAGTGTAGCTCCAGAAGGCTCTGAAAACCTGTTTTTGTTGATTCCTGTTGCTCCTGATTTGGAAGATACCGAGGCCATGCGTGAGAAATACTACCAGATGATAATGGAACGCCTCGAACAATATTGTGGTACGTCTATTCGAGACGCAGTAGTATATAAAAGAAGTTATGCCCACAATGATTTTAAGGGCGATTATCATGCCTTCAAAGGTAATGCCTACGGCTTGGCCAATACCCTAATGCAAACTGCTTTGCTAAAGCCTACCCTAAAAAGCAAAAAAATAGACAATTTCTATTATACAGGTCAGTTGACTGTGCCAGGGCCAGGTGTACCTCCTTCATTGATTTCGGGGTTGTTGGTAGCCAGCGAAGTAGATAAAGAATTGAATAGTTGA
- a CDS encoding phytoene/squalene synthase family protein — translation MMDLYSTTTFECSKLITEHYSTSFTLGIKTLHKRFHFPIYAIYGFVRYADEIVDTFHGFDKKKLLLAFKADAYQAIEDKISLNPVLHSFQAVVNEYHIDHELIEAFLYSMEMDLYNSDYSQDGYEQYIYGSAEVVGLMCLRVFCEGNEAQYQSLKEDARRLGSAFQKVNFLRDIKSDFQERGRTYFPNVDFSNFTLADKQLIEADIQADFDAGYRGILQLPKGAKAGVYLAYKYYLRLFDKIKGCPASKIQNERIRVPDFQKLALLAKTYFQFRLNVL, via the coding sequence ATGATGGATTTGTATAGTACCACCACATTTGAATGTAGTAAGCTCATTACCGAGCATTACAGTACTTCATTTACTTTAGGAATTAAGACGCTCCACAAGCGTTTTCACTTTCCTATATATGCCATTTATGGGTTTGTACGTTATGCCGATGAAATAGTAGACACATTTCATGGGTTTGATAAAAAGAAATTGTTGTTGGCCTTCAAGGCCGATGCCTACCAAGCTATTGAAGATAAAATAAGCTTGAATCCTGTATTACATTCATTTCAGGCCGTTGTAAATGAATACCATATCGACCACGAGCTGATTGAGGCTTTCTTGTATTCGATGGAAATGGATTTGTATAATTCAGATTACAGTCAAGATGGTTATGAACAATATATTTATGGCTCGGCTGAAGTGGTAGGTTTGATGTGCCTAAGGGTTTTTTGTGAAGGTAATGAAGCTCAATACCAGAGCCTCAAAGAAGATGCTCGTCGTTTGGGTTCGGCTTTTCAGAAGGTAAATTTTTTGAGAGATATTAAATCTGATTTTCAGGAGCGAGGTCGAACGTATTTTCCTAATGTAGATTTTAGCAATTTTACCCTTGCCGATAAGCAGTTGATCGAGGCCGATATTCAGGCCGACTTTGATGCGGGCTATCGAGGTATATTGCAGTTGCCCAAAGGGGCAAAAGCAGGGGTTTATTTGGCCTATAAGTATTATTTGAGGCTATTTGATAAAATAAAAGGTTGTCCTGCTTCCAAAATTCAAAATGAACGGATTCGTGTACCTGACTTTCAAAAGCTGGCATTGCTGGCTAAAACATATTTTCAGTTTAGATTGAATGTATTGTAA